The DNA region AATCAGCACCGGTGAAGCCTGGTTTGATGAGGCGATGCTGACCGGCGAAGCGGTGCCGCAGACCAAAGGTTCGGGTGCGGCGATCTTTGCCGGTACCCTGGTGCAGGATGGATCGGTCACCTTCGTCGCCCGGGCGACCGGCAACGATACCACCCTCTCGCGCATTATCCGGCTGGTACGTCAGGCGCAAAGCAGCAAACCGGATGTGGGGCGGCTGGCCGACCGCATCTCTGCCGTATTCGTGCCCGTTGTGGTGCTGATCGCCCTGCTGAGCGGCGCGGTCTGGTATCTGTTCGGGCCGCAGCCGCAGATCGCCTACATGCTGGTGATTGCCACAACCGTACTGATTATCGCCTGCCCCTGCGCGCTGGGCCTGGCGACTCCCATGTCAATTATTGCCGGTGTAGGCCGCGCGGCCGAGCTGGGCGTGCTGGTGCGCGATGCAGACGCCCTGCAGCGTGCCAGCGAGATCGACACCCTGGTCTTTGATAAAACCGGCACGCTGACGGCAGGCACACCGCAGGTCAGTGAGGTGCTGACCTGGGGCGGAGCCCGCCGCGAAGACGTGCTGAACACGGCGGCGGCGCTGGAACTGACCTCGGGTCATCCGCTGGCGAAAGCCATCGTGGAGGCCGCAAAACAGCCCCACGCTCCCGGATTAACGCAATTTCGTACAATACGTGGCAAAGGGGTCAGCGGTACGCTGGATGGCAGAACGCTGCTGCTGGGCAACGTCGCGCTGCTGCAGGACAACGGCGTGGACTGCTGGGCGGCAGAAGCAGAGATAGCGCGCCTGACGCAACAGGGTGCCACGCCAGTCTTACTGGCCGAACAGGGTCAGCTCACTGGCCTGATGGCATTGCGCGATGCGCTGCGGCCAGAGAGCGGTGCGGCGCTGAAACGCCTGCATCAGCAGGGCTATCGCCTGATTATGCTGACCGGCGATCATGAGAAGACCGCGCGTGCTATTGCTGACGAAGCCGGAATCGATGAGGTGATTGCGGGGGTGCTGCCGGAAGGCAAAGCCAGGGCCATCGCGCAGTTACAGCAGCAGGGTCGTCGCGTCGCGATGGTGGGCGACGGCATCAACGATGCGCCAGCGCTGGCGCAGGCCGATGTGGGGATAGCGATGGGCGGCGGCAGTGATGTGGCGGTCGAAACCGCAGGCATTACGCTGATGCGCGCCGATCTTAACGGCGTGGCGGATGCGTTAGCCCTCTCTTCTGCCACGCTGCGCAATATCCGGCAGAACCTGTTTGGCGCATTTATCTATAACAGCATCGGTATTCCGGTGGCGGCCGGGGTGCTTTATCCGCTGACCGGTACCCTGCTCAGCCCGATTGTGGCGGGTGCCGCGATGGCGCTCTCCTCCATCACCGTGGTCAGCAATGCCAACCGGCTGCTGCGTTACCGGCCGCCGCGTCCGTAATCCCGTTTCAGCGCTGTTTTTCACGCGCTGAAGTCGCTAGCATGGGGTTTTGAATCGCTAAGGAACGGGAATGTCAGGCAACGTTTGGCGCTCACTGCGCGGCTTTTTCAGCCAACTTTTTCCCGCCAGTTATCGCTGGCCTGCGATGGATGTCCGGCTTGGCGATCGTCATCTGCATCTGGTTGGCAGCATCCATATGGGCACGCGCGATATGCAGCCGCTGCCCGCCCGCCTGCTGCGTCAGCTACAGCAGGCGGATGCACTGATTGTGGAAGCCGATATTACCCAGGGAGGCTCCCCCTTTGATCATCGCGGCGATCGTCCGGCGCTCTCTGCCCGTCTGGACAGCCATGCGATGCAGAGCCTGACCGCGCTGTGTCAGGAGATGAGTCTGGATCTGAGCCTGTTGGATCATCTGCCGGCCTGGCAGGTCGCGCTGATGCTGCAGGCTCAGCAGGCCCAGCGGCTGGGATTGCGTCCGGACTACGGCATCGATTATCAGCTTTTACAGGCGGCTAAGGGACTTAACAAGCCGGTGATTGAACTGGAAGGGGCCGATGCGCAGATCGCCCTGCTGACCGCGCTGCCGGATGATGGCATGGCGCTGTTGCAGGACACGCTGCAACACTGGCACACCAACGCGCGACTGCTGCAGATGATGGTGAGCTGGTGGCTGGATACGCCACCACGTCAGCCCGAAATCACCCTGCCTGCTACCTTCAGCCAGGCGCTGAACGAGACGCTGATCGGGCAGCGTAATGCGCAGTGGTGTCACCGGCTGCGGGCGCTGGCGGCGGGAAACTATGTGGTGGCGGTCGGTGCCCTGCACCTCTATGGTGAAGACAATCTGCCGGCGATGCTGAAGCGGCCCTGAAAAAAAGAGAGCCGATAACATTATCGGCCCGTCAAAGAGGAATTTGTTTATGATTCTGGTTATCGCTCAGCAATCGGATTGCTGGCGCGCGGCCAATTTTCACTCAAAGCACAAACTTTCGCCACCTTTTTCCCTGTTTAAGCGTAATAAGATTTTTCTGAGTAAGGAACCTGTATGACGCCCGCCGTAAAATTGCTGGAAAAACAGAAGGTCAGCTTCACGCTTCACCCTTATGAACATGACAGCAGCGAAACCCATTTTGGTGATGAAGCGGTCCGGAAACTGAATCTGGACGCGCGTCAGGTGTTTAAAACGCTGCTGGTGGCGCTGAATGGTGAGGCGAAACAGCTGGCCGTCGCGGTCACGCCGGTACCCACCCAGCTGGATCTGAAAAAGGTGGCGAAGGCGCTGGGCGCAAAAAAGGCTGAGATGGCCGATCCGCAACTGGCACAGCGGGTAACGGGCTATCTGGTGGGGGGGATCAGCCCGCTCGGCCAGAAAAAACGGCTGCCGACAGTGATCGATCACTCCGCCCGCGCATTCAACGCCATGTTTATCTCCGGCGGCAAACGCGGGCTGGATATCGAACTGGCACCTGAAGATCTGGCCCGCCTGCTGGATGCCCCCTTTGCCGATATCGCCCGCCACGACTAAACCCGGGGCTGAGCGCAGAGCTGGTCGATCATCCAGCGCCCCGCCGGGCCGGGTGGGGTGCGTCGTGACCAGACCACCTCCACCGCGATATGCTGCGGCCAGCCTGGCATCGACAGCTCCTTCAGGACGCCATGCCCGAACTGTTTCACCAGCCAGCGCGGCAGAATCGTCCAGCCAAACCCCTGCTCCGCCATCTCCAGCAGCAGCAGATAGGTTGGCGCTGACCAGATACGCCCGGTCGGCGCGGGTTCAGCGGCCTCCACCCAGGTGTTTAACCGCAGGTGCCGCACCCCTTCCAGTTCGCTTTCGCTGAGGGTGGTATGCCGCGCCAGTGGATGGTCGCGATGTAAAAAGACCGCCATCTGCGCCTCAACCTGCAGGCGTGCCACCGCGATATCCACCGGCAGAACAGGCTGCGCCCGCACCACGCCCAGATGGACCCGCCCGGCCTGCAGCAGATCCAGTACGTCGCCATCTTCAGCAATCATCACCTCCAGCTCAATCTCCGGATAGCGGGCATCAAACTGCCTGAGCAGCTGTTCGTGGTGATCGGTCTGCCAGAAATCGGACATGGCAAAACTGAGGCGCGGCTCGACGCCCTGCGACAGCCGTATGGCCAGCGCATCCAGCCGTTCACTCGCCGACAGGATCTGCTGGATCTGCGGGACGACGCGGCGCCCCTGCTCGGTGAGTATCGGCTGACGCCCCGCGCGATCAAACAGCGCAAAGCCGAGATCGTCTTCCAGACTGGCGACCGCCGCGCTGATGGTGGACTGGCTTTTACCCAGCGCGCGTGCCGCAGCGGAGAAGGATCCGCTCGCCACGGTCTGCATAAACGCCTCAAGGGATTCCGGGGAGTAACGCATTTAATCCATCGCTTTTTCCGATAGGTAGTCATTTTATCTTACCATTCCGGCGTGTAAGAATGCGCCGCATTATGGAAGGAGAATGAATCATGCGTACCCGCTCACTGAAAGAACGTATCCTGCACGCTGTCTGTTTTGAAACCCTGGCAATTCTGACCGTGTCGCCGCTGGCGGCCTGGATGATGGATAAGCCCCTGTTTCAGATGGGATCGCTGGCGATCATACTCTCGACTGTCGCGATGCTCTGGAACATGATCTACAACAGCGGGTTTGATCGTCTCTATGCGCCAGGCCAGAAACGCGGAACGGGCGTGCGCATACTCCATGCGCTGGGATTTGAAGGCGGGTTTATCCTGATTGGCCTGCCGATTGCGGCCGCGATGCTGCATATCTCTCTGTGGCAGGCGCTGCTGGTGGAAATCGTCTTTTTCCTCTTCTTCCTGCCCTACACGATGCTCTACAACTGGGCCTGGGACAAACTGCGCGAGCGCTGGATCAGACGTCACCCCTGCCGGACGTCATAAAAACGGGAGGCGCAGGCGCCTCCCGGTGCGTTCAATGCGAGGCGGCCGTTTCATGTCCCCACGGCCAGATCCACGCCAGAATCATTTTTGGATAGTTACGTTTACGCGCTTTTTCCGCCGCTTCATCCCTGGCCCGGATCTGCTCCCCGGTCAGGTGCACGATCTGTCCCTTCGGCTGATAGTCGCTGGCTTTCACCGGCGAATGCGTCCTGATCCAGTCACGCAGGACCTGCGCATCGACGGCGCCGGTGTTGAGATAACCGGCATGATTGTCCAGTCGCGGATAGCCATCGCCGCCCGCCGCATTGAAGCTGTTTGTCGCCATGCGATAGTGCTGCGCGTCGTCGATCGGCTTACCGTTAATCGTGACGTTAGTGACCCCTTTTCCATCGGCAGTCAGACCGATGCCGGCAAACTGCGCATACCCACCGGAATCAGGCTGAATATTCGCGACCACCGCCAGATAGCGTTTAATTTCCGCACCGGTCAGGCTGACCGACACCACCTGATTACCAAACGGCTGAACCTGCAGCAGATCGCGCCAGTTCAGCTTGCCCGATTTCAGCGAGGTGCGGATGCCTCCGCCGCTCATCACCCCGAAATCGGCTTTGGTGTGCGCCATCTGCGCCCGCAGGATCAGCTGACCCAGACTGGTCTGCTGAAAGCGGACCTGCTCTTTCTCGCCGCTGAAGCTGCCATCGGCGCTGCCTACACTTTCGGTTAACTTCGCTTCGGCCCGTTTCTGGAACGGCATCAGCAGCTTCATCATGGCGGTATTCTTCGGGATCTCCTCCTGCCAGTTGAGCCAGGTTTCGCTGCCATCCGCATTCTTCACCGGATGCTTAAGGTTGACCGGCACCAGCTGATATGCCTCCAGCGACACCTCACCGTTGCGGAACGTGAAGTCGCCCCGCCCGACATATTTGCCCCACTTGTCGGCCTGCATGATCCAGATCCCGTTCTGCTTATCGGGCTGACACGGCTGGCCGGGCTGGTAATTTTTTACGCTGACGTTCTCTTTTTCCATGCAGACCGCGTCATGTGAATGCCCGCCGACGATCAGATTGATCGTGCCGGCCGGCAGGCTGCGCGCCAGGGTGACGTCATCGATGCCGTTGCTGCCGTGCTGGCCATCGTCATAGTGACCAAGATGGGTCAGTGCGACAATGACGTCCGGCTTCTCCGTCGCACGCAGTTCCTTCACCGCCTTCACCGCTTCGGCGACAGGATCGCGAAACTCCGTATCTTTGAGGCCTGCGGGATTGGCGAGTTTTGCCGTGTCCGGCGTGATCAGCCCGACGACCGCAATCTTCAGCCCGAGACGGTTGAAGACGGCCCACGGCTTAAACAGACGCTGGCCGCTGCTTTTCTGATAAACGTTGGCGGCCAGCAGCGGGAAGCGCGCCCACTTCTCCTGCTTGCGCAGAACCGCAATCGGCTTGTCGAACTCATGATTGCCCAGCGTCATGGCATCGTAGCCAATCAGGTTCATCGCGCGGAAATCGGGTTCGGCATCCAGTTCGTCCGATTCCGGTACGCCCGTATTCACATCACCGGCAGAGAGGATCAGGGCGCCCCCGCCTCTGGCCTGCACATCGTAGCGCATCGTATCCATCAGGGTTTTCTGCGCCGCCAGGCCATATTCGCCCTGCTCGTTGAACCAGAAATGTCCGTGCTCATCATTGGTGTGCAGCAGGCTGAAGCGATAGGTGCGATCGGCCTCGGCGGCCTGTGATAACAGCGGCATCAGGGCCATCAGTAACGCCGCGCCCGCCCCTGTCCATTTTGAAAACAACACTGTGATTCTCCTTAATAACCGTCTGGCCCGATTTTCTGCCTCTTTGCCCCACTGTGTCGCACATTCCCCCGGCGAACTCAAGGCCAACTCGCGTTTGCGCTGCTGGAGAGAGGCGGCTTTTCATCGCTGATCCGGTTTTTCTGCCTATCAGGGCGCCCGTCAGGCCCCGTTTCCGAACGCCGGTTTCTGTCGAGGTGGCAGCGGCGGAGTGATACGAATGATGCTAATCGGTTGTTTACACCAGCAAAACGGCGGCTGACAGACTTTATCCTCGCGGCAGACGCATTTTCCGCGTAAACCGATCCGCTGCCGGGTCTTTAACGGGGGTAAGTTTTGTTTATCCGGCCCGGTTTAAACCGTCAAATCGGCCAATATTGTGGATAATGCGCTAAAACGCCCTTCCGATTGCACATCTCCCTTTTTTTACGATTTTTTGCAGCTATTCCCGCAAATTACACAGCGAAAGAATAGATTTTGCATTAAACTCGTTTGTTACAAGCGGATACATTTGCATACAAGGAGACAGGCATGCATCACACCACACCGTTGATCACCACCATTGTCGGAGCTTTGGTTCTGGCATTTCTCCTTGGGATGCTGGCAAATCGCCTGCGCATTTCGCCTCTGGTCGGCTACCTGATCGCGGGCGTGCTGGCCGGCCCGTTTACCCCCGGCTTTGTCGCCGATACCAATCTGGCCCCTGAACTGGCCGAGCTGGGCGTTATTCTGCTGATGTTCGGCGTCGGTCTGCACTTCTCGATGAAAGATCTGATGTCGGTAAAGTCGATCGCCATTCCCGGTGCCATCGCACAGATTGCGGTCGCGACGCTGCTGGGAATGGGGCTGTCATGGACGCTGGGCTGGTCATGGATGACCGGGCTGGTGTTTGGTCTCTGTCTCTCCACCGCCAGTACCGTGGTGTTGCTGCGCGCGTTAGAGGAGCGGCAGCTGATCGATAGCCAGCGCGGGCAGATTGCGATTGGCTGGCTGATTGTTGAAGATCTGGTGATGGTGCTGACGCTGGTGCTGCTGCCGGCGATTGCCGGCATGCTGGAACAGGGCAACGCCAGCGCCGGCCTGCTGGCCTGGGACCTGCTGTGGACCATCGGGAAAGTCGCGGCCTTTATGGTGCTGATGATGGTGGTAGGACGCCGCGCCGTACCCTGGATCCTGGCCCGCAGCGCCGCCACCGGTTCGCGTGAGCTGTTTACGCTGGCGGTGTTAGCGCTGGCGCTGGGTATCGCCTTTGGCGCGGTCGAGTTCTTCGATGTCTCATTCGCGCTGGGCGCGTTCTTCGCCGGTATGGTGCTGAACGAGTCAGAGCTGAGCCAGCGCGCCGCGCGCGATACCCTGCCCCTGCGCGACGCCTTTGCCGTGCTCTTCTTCGTTTCGGTCGGCATGCTGTTCGACCCGGCGATCCTGGTGACGCAGCCGCTGGCCGTGCTGGGCGCGCTGGTGATTATCGTGGTCGGTAAGTCGGTCGCCGCCTGGCTGCTGGTGTCGCTGCTCGGCCACTCACGCCGTACCGCCCTGACTATCTCGGTCAGCCTGGCGCAGATTGGTGAGTTCGCCTTTATCCTGGCCGGTCTGGGTATCTCACTGGGCCTGCTGAGTGATGAGGGGCGCAACCTGGTGCTGGCCGCCGCCATCCTGTCGATCATGCTGAACCCGATCCTGTTTAGCCTGCTGGAGCGTTTCCTGACAAAAACCGAGAGCATGGAAGAGCAGACGCTGGAAGAGGCGATCGAAGAGGAGAAGCAGATCCCGGTCGATTTCTGCAATCATGCGGTGATCGTAGGCTATGGCCGGGTGGGCAGCCTGATTGGTCAGAAACTGCTGGAGGCGAATGTCCCGCTGGTGGTGGTGGAAAACTCCCGTACCCGGGTTGAAGCGCTGCGCGAACGGGGCATCCGGGCGGTGCTGGGTAATGCCGCCCGCGCGGAGACCATGGAGCTGGCACGGCTCGACTGCGCACGCTGGCTGCTGCTGACGATCCCGAATGGCTACGAAGCGGGTGAAGTGGTCACCGCCGCGCGGGAAAAACATCCTGATATCGAGATTATCGCCCGGGCTCATTATGATGACGAAGTGGAGTACATCATGGAACGCGGCGCGACCCGCGTCGTGATGGGCGAGCGTGAGATTGCCAGCAGTATGCTGCAGATCCTGCAGGATGAGATGACGCAGGGCGAGGATTTACAGCCCTGCGAGGTGGTGCGCTGATCCCTGTTCAGCAGAGCCTGGCTGGCTGCTGATGGTTTCCTGTGAGGCCCTTCTGCTGAGAAGGGCCTTTTTTATCGCCTTAAGGCCAGGCGCTACCGATCCCAGTAAGACTCTTCGAGGCTGTCTTCCCGCTCCGGCAGGCCGCGGGTTAAACGCGGCGAGTGCTGGTTCAGCACCTGATAGCTGACACGGTTAGCATACTTACAGACCTGCGCCAGCGACGAGTAGGTCAGGTAAGGCCGCGCATGTTTGCTGGAGTTAGGCACGTTGAGGCTATGATAGTTATTGGCGGTAATGTCATGCAGCAACGCTGCCAGCGCGCCATCGCCGGCGCCGTTGGTGTTCATGATCTTTTCCGGCCCGCCCATGTAAGGCGCGATATGCGAGAAGACGCGCAGCGGCTGCTGGCAATCCTGCTGGCGCATTACCCGGCTGAACTCATACTGGTTAAATTCCGCAATCGCACCCGGCAGCAGCGGATGATTGGTTTTGCGTTTGAACTCGTCTTCGGTGTAGCCCGCCATATAAAGACCGATTGGGCCTGCGGTGCAGAGCACCAGATCGACCCAGTCCAGCGCCATGTTGGACGCGAGCAGCGGATCGGCCTCGCCGGTCAGCGCCAGCGCCTCCTCTTCGTTCATCGCCACGATGCTGACGTGTTCACGCAGGAAGTCGCGCCAGAACTGAGGATTGTCAGCGATGACGTGCTTGGTGCCCAGCGTCAGGACGACCGGCACGTTGTGACGTTTGGCATACTCAATTGCCTTCAGCGTCGCCTGCGGCATCGGCTCCCCTTCGGCACAGCGCACCAGGTAAGAGGTCAGCACCAGCGCAGAGGCACCGGCAATCACCGCTTCCGGCACGTTATCCGGATGCAGCTGATTCATCTGGCCGGGACTGATCGCAAAGGTTCGCTCGCCATGTTCGCCAATCAGCGTAAAGCAGCGGCCAATCGCGCCGTCAACGCCCTGCAGATGGTTAAGATCGACCCGGCTGGAGGTGTTGCAGAGGTAGCGATAGGCGTAACCGCCGATCTGAATGTTGTTGCACATTACGCCCAGCAGCACCGAACGGTCATCGGCCAGCACTGAGAAGTTGTGCAGCGTGTTACCGATGGTGCCACCGGCAAACTGGTGCGTGATCAGCGCGTCGCGCATCAGCTCACTGTACAACGCTTCCGCGACATCATTTTCGATAACCAGCGAGTGCCCGGCGCTCAGGCCATAGCGGGCGAGAAAAGCGTCATCGACTCTGGCTTCAATATCGACCAGCGTCTGATCGATACCCACCACCCAGCTGCCTGCGTCAACGTCGTGCTGAATAGGCTGTAACAGGGGGTCGCGGGCGCTGACGGGAAAGTAATGTTTGGATTTGCGTTTGCCGGGAAATTTCATCGGGAGGTGCCGTCTGGATAACAGGCGGAGAATGATACCACACTCTCCGCCCTGGCTTTAACGGCGCGCGTTAACCAGTTGCACCATCATATCGATATGCGCCTCATCGGCGTTCAGCGCGGGGATATACTCAAATTTTTCGCCGCCAGCGTGCATAAAGATTTCACAGTTTTCACCGCTGATCTCTTCCAGCGTCTCCAGACAGTCTGAGGAGAAGCCCGGACTCATCACCTGCACATGCTTTATCCCTTTGCCCGGCAGACTCTCCATGGTTTTGTCGGTATAGGGCATCAGCCACGGCTCACGGCCAAAGCGCGACTGGAAAGTCATCATGTACTGATCGTCGCGCAGACCCAGGGCTTTGACCAGGGCCGCCGTCGTGTCGGCGCAGCGCTGCGGATAGTCGTCGCCTTCGTTGGCAAAGCGCTGTGGAATGCCGTGGAACGACAGAACCAGCAGGTCGGGCTGACCATGCTTTTCAAAAGATCGCTCTACCGTCGCTTTCAGCGCGGCGATATAGGCCGGATGTTCGGCGTAGTCACGAATGAACTGCACGTCGGGCAGCGAACGGTAACCTCTGAAGACGGTTGTCAGCCCATCCCATACGGCCGCCACGGTGGAGCAGGAGAACTGCGGATAGAGCGGCAGCACAATCAGGCGGGTGACGCCCTGCGCCATCAGCTTATCGACCGCGCTTTTCAGGCTCGGGTTGCCGTAGCTCATGCCCAGTTCGACGGGCATATCGACGCGCGCCGCCAGAGCATCGCGCTGACGCTGGCTGTAAACCAGCAGCGGTGAGCCGCCTTCCATCCAGACCGAGGCGTAGAGCTTCGAGACGCGCGGCGAGCGAAACGGCAGAATCACCGCATTGAGCACCGGCCACCAGAGCCAGCGCGGCGCATCGACCACGCGCGGATCGCTTAAAAACTGTTTGAGATAGCGTTTAACTGCAGGTGTGGTTGGGGCGTCTGGCGTACCTAAATTAACCAGTAACACGCCGGGCTTATCTTGCCTCATTTGAGTTCCTTGATGACTACGGAGATGCGTGAAAACAGGGAAATTGTAGCGGAATTAGTGGGAGGTAAAAGCAATTACTGCAAAAGGGGCCGGTAATCCCGGCCCCATCGCGCTTAGCCGAGGATCTTAGCCAGCTCGGCACTCACTTCGGTCACCTTACGGGTGCCGTCGATTTTGTGATAGGCGGTGTTGCCCGCTTCCGCTTCTTTGCTGTAGTAAGCAATCAGCGGCGCGGTCATCTGATGGTACTCCACCAGACGCTTGCGCACGGTCTCTTCCTGATCGTCTTTACGGGTGGTCAGCTCTTCGCCGGTCACGTCATCTTTGCCTTCCACTTTCGGTGGATTAAAGGTGACGTGATAGACGCGGCCGGATGGCGTGTGAACGCGACGGCCCACGATACGCTCAACGATCAGTTCATCCGGAACAGCGAATTCCAGCACGTGATCAACGGAGATCCCGGCTTCTTTCATTGCATCCGCCTGAGGAATGGTGCGTGGGAAACCGTCCAGCAGGAAACCATTTTTGCAGTCTTCCTGAGTGATACGCTCTTTGACCAGCGCAATCACCAGCTCATCGGTCACCAGTTTGCCAGCATCCATGATGGCTTTCGCCTGGTTGCCCAGCTCGCTGCCTGCTTTTACCGCTGCACGCAACATGTCGCCGGTGGAGATTTGCGGAATGCCATACTTCTCCATGATGAATTGGGCCTGAGTCCCCTTACCTGCGCCCGGAGCTCCGAGCAGAATAATACGCATTGCGTAAATCCCCTTGCGAATCGCATTGATCTATCTTCGAAGCGGAAGAACATACCATTATGACCCGCGCATCACAAGGAAGCGCGCGGATTGGGCCGGGCAATCTGGCGGGATTCAGCGTCCTGAACCGGGTCCGCCGGGTCTGCCCGCCGCTTTTTCAGATTTACCGCCTGCGCCGAGCAGGAACTGCAGCCGCCGGCTCAGCTGATGCGTCATATTCACACTTTTTTTGCCGCTGCCGCGCACGTTCGCATTGAGTTGCAGCCGGGAGTGCTGCGGCCATTTCACCACATCGTCAGCATCTGACAGCGTCGAAATCAGGGCGGCCGGTACGTTAAAGCTGGCAAACGGCAGGCCGGGCTGATGCGAGGAGCTGAGCGGCAGCGGGCCGGAGAGCGAGAGCGCATCGACGGTTGCGGCGTTGTAAGGCCGCCACTGCGGATCGCGGATGCGCTGCAGCGCCTGCCGGATTGCCGTCAGCGTCAGCCCCTGCTCAAACAGCCGCAGTTCGCTGCGCACCAGGGTGCTGAAGTCATAGGTGCGTAACGCCACCAGCACCAGATCGCTGCAGATCTCCGCGTGGCGATCCAGCCGGGTCACAAACAGATGCGCTTCCTCGATCAGCCTCTGATGCAGCACGCTGGCAAAGCTCTCGCTGGCCTCCGTCACACCCTGGTTCTGGCAGTCGCGCAGCGGACGCACCCGCCCGTTCGGCAGTTCGACGTGCGGCACCAGCATGATGCTGCCCGCAATCAGCGGCACCGCTGGCAGGGTAGTCAGTTCAGTTATCGGAAAACGCGAGGCGTAACGCTGCTGGTTGCGCGCCTGCTCCTGCCGCAGAAACAGCTGAGAAAGCAGAACTTTCGCCACATGCAGCGAAGGCGCAAAGAAGAGGTCAAACGGCTCCAGATTGTAGAAGCGGGAAAGCGCCAGCCGTAACCGATGGCGCGCCTCTGCTGACGTTTCAGAGGATAGAGGATCGTGTGCCATGGCTGTCTCGCTTTGGTAAGGGTGCGGCATGAGCGCTGGTTAAGCGAGGCGGAATATCCATGAAAAATCACAGATATAAGGCTGAGTCAACCCGCCAGAATTTGCCCTGTAGAGTAGGTCAATGCGGCTGGACTTTAAAATGATATAAACTGACAATCCCTGTTAGTTTTTTGCACAGGGGATCAGGATGAACGGTTTGCCGCCACTGAGGGCACTGCACTATTTTCACCAGGCGGCCTTACACTGCAGTTTTAGCGTGGCGGCTGTCCATCTGCATGTCACACACAGCGCCATCAGTCATCAGATCCGTCAGCTCGAGAGCTGGATGGGCAAACCGCTCTTTGTGCGCAGCAATGGCCGCGTCAGACTCACCGCCCACGGCGATCGGCTGCTGCTGAGCTGTCAGCAGGCCTTCAGCGAATTGCGCAGCAGCTGCGAACAGATCCGGACCGGGCTGCTTGAGCAGATTCGCATCTCCTGTCCCCCCAGCTTTTTATCGCAATGGCTGATCCCGCGTATCGCCACCTTTTATCAGCGCTATCCGGAGATCGACGTTCACTTTCAGCCGCTGGCAGAGGTGGCGCAGCTGCACAGCGAACATGTGGATGTGCTGATCCTGAGCCAGCGTGAGCCACCCGATGCCGACATTGACGCGACCCTGGTCAGCGAAGAGGAGATTGGCCCGCTCTGCGCCCCGCACTTTGCCTCGCAGCTGCGCGCGGGCAGCGATCTGGGGCGAATGCCCCTGCTGCATGCAGATACCCGGCGGCACGCCTGGTCGGAGTGGGCAGAAAGAACGGGAAGCCGTGGTCAGTTTGACGGCGGACAGCATTTTGAGACGCTGACGCTGGGTATTCAGGCTGCGCGAAGTGGTCTTGGGATCCTGATGGCACCGCGTCTGCTGGTACGCCGGGAGCTGGAGGAGGGAACGCTGCTGGCCCCGTTAGGGTTTGTGCGTGTGGAGCGCGCCACCTGGATGATGACAAAGCAGAACCGCCGTCACGACAGGGAGATCAGCCTGTTTCGCGCCTGGCTGCTGGATGCCGCGCAGCCATAAAAAAAGCCGGTGAATCTCACCGGCTTTTTCGCATCAGGCCGTCAGCAGCTGGTTCATGCGACGGATAAACTGGTTAGGATCGTCCAGGGTGCCGCGCTCAGCCAGCAGCGCCTGAT from Pantoea deleyi includes:
- a CDS encoding LysR substrate-binding domain-containing protein, whose translation is MNGLPPLRALHYFHQAALHCSFSVAAVHLHVTHSAISHQIRQLESWMGKPLFVRSNGRVRLTAHGDRLLLSCQQAFSELRSSCEQIRTGLLEQIRISCPPSFLSQWLIPRIATFYQRYPEIDVHFQPLAEVAQLHSEHVDVLILSQREPPDADIDATLVSEEEIGPLCAPHFASQLRAGSDLGRMPLLHADTRRHAWSEWAERTGSRGQFDGGQHFETLTLGIQAARSGLGILMAPRLLVRRELEEGTLLAPLGFVRVERATWMMTKQNRRHDREISLFRAWLLDAAQP
- a CDS encoding DUF6024 family protein, with the protein product MAHDPLSSETSAEARHRLRLALSRFYNLEPFDLFFAPSLHVAKVLLSQLFLRQEQARNQQRYASRFPITELTTLPAVPLIAGSIMLVPHVELPNGRVRPLRDCQNQGVTEASESFASVLHQRLIEEAHLFVTRLDRHAEICSDLVLVALRTYDFSTLVRSELRLFEQGLTLTAIRQALQRIRDPQWRPYNAATVDALSLSGPLPLSSSHQPGLPFASFNVPAALISTLSDADDVVKWPQHSRLQLNANVRGSGKKSVNMTHQLSRRLQFLLGAGGKSEKAAGRPGGPGSGR